CCATCAGGTCGATGCCATGTTCGAGCATCATCTGCTGCGCCTTGCCCAGCACCCAGGTCCAGTGCTGCAGCTCTTCCAGGCTCGGCGTCGCAGTCGGGGTATCAGCCATGCATTCCTCTCCAGCGGCGCGTACGGTCGCTTTAGCGCCGACAAGCCAACTCGTCATTCCCGCACACGCAGGAATGGCGTAGGAACGCCCCACGGCGCAATGCAGCGCCCAAATTCGAGAGAGAAGTGGAAATGTCCGAAGAGTTCTACCGCATGAAGCGGCTGCCGCCTTACGTCATCGCCGAGGTAAACGGCATGCGGGCAGCGGCGCGGGCGGCGGGCGAGGACATCATCGATCTCGGCATGGGCAATCCCGATCTGCCGCCGCCGGCGCACGTCATCGAAAAGTTGTGCGAAGTGGCGTCGAAGCCCGACGCGCACGGCTATTCGCAGTCCAAGGGCATCCCCGGCCTGCGGCGCGCCCAGGCGAACTATTACGGCCGCCGCTTCGGCGTCGAAGTCGATCCCGAGACCGAAGTCGTCGTGACGATGGGCTCGAAGGAAGGGCTTGCGAGCCTCGCCACCGCGATCACCGCGCCCGGCGACGTGGTCCTCGCGCCGAACCCGTCCTACCCGATTCACACCTTCGGCTTCATAATCGCCGGGGCCACGATCCGCGCCGTGCCGACCACGCCCGACGAGCATTATTTCGAGAGTCTCGAGCGCGCGATGAACTTTACCGTGCCGCGCCCGTCGATCCTAGTCGTCAATTACCCATCGAACCCGACCGCCGAGACCGTCGATCTCGCATTCTACGAGCGGCTGGTCGCGTGGGCGAAGGAGAACCAGGTCTGGATCATCTCCGACCTCGCTTATTCCGAGCTCTATTATGACGGGAAGCCGACTGTCTCGATCCTCCAGGTCAAGGGCGCCAAGGACGTCGCGATCGAGTTCACTTCGCTCAGCAAGACCTATTCGATGGCCGGCTGGCGGATCGGCTTCGCGGTCGGCAACAAGCATCTGATCGCCGCGATGACGCGGGTGAAGTCGTACCTCGACTATGGCGCGTTCACGCCCGTCCAGGCCGCCGCGTGCGCCGCGCTCAACGGCCCGCAGGACATCGTCGAGAAGAACCGCCAGCTCTATCACAAGCGCCGCGACGTGCTGGTCGAAAGTTTCGGCCGCGCCGGCTGGGACATTCCCTCACCCGCAGCATCGATGTTCGCCTGGGCGCCGCTGCCGCCGGCGCTCGCCCATCTCGGCAGCCTCGAATTCTCGAAGCAATTACTCAGCCACGCCAAGGTCGCAGTCGCGCCCGGCGTCGGCTATGGCGAGAATGGCGAGGGCTTCGTCCGCATCGCGATGGTCGAGAACGAGCAGCGCCTGCGTCAGGCGGCGCGCAACGTGCGGAAGTATCTGCAGTCGATGGGCGTCAATACACCAAGCGCAAAGGCAGGCTAAACACTCCCACCCTCACCCCGGCCTTGTGCCGGGGTCCACCATGTCACGCCGCGGCTGGAACATGCGCGACAGTGCGGCCCTGGTGTGACCCCTGGCTTCGCAAACTGCGCAGTCCTGCTGCGACAGCCATGGCCTCGACCGGCCCGGGCTTCCGAGCCGGACTCTAAGCCAGTTCGCGGCCGAGCAATTCGTTCACGTCGAGCCCGAGCAGCGCGATGTGATCGCGCACCCGCGGCCAATGCCCCTTCAGGAAGCGCTCGCGCTCGGCGACGCGCAGCCGCTCGACCGCGCCCGGCAGCACGAACATCCCGACGCCGCGGCGGACCTCGACGTAATCATCGTCCTGGAAGCTCTGATAGGCCTTGGCGACGGTCAGCGGATTGGCGCCATGCTCGGCGGCCAGCGCACGTACAGAGGGGAGCTGGTCCCCCGCGCGATATTCGCCGCGCAGGATCGCCGCGGCGATGGTGGCGCGAAGCTTGAGATAAACGGGTGAGTCGTCGTGCTCGAGCGCTGTCATGCTGACTTAATACACCAATTAGCGATCCGGTCCATACCCCGGATTCCATTCGTGTACGATTTCGGACAGTTGGCCTCGCGGCCGCTCCTCCAGATCGCGTCCCGGCGTACCGATGAATATGAACCCCGCGATCCGCTGCGGCGCCTTGCCGAACAGGTCGCGTACCGCCTCCGAATAGGCCGCCCAGCCGGTCAGCCAGCTGCCGACTAACCCATGCGCATGCGCCGCGTGGAGCAGATTCATGCACGCCGCCCCCGCCGAGAGTTCCTGTTCCCACAGCGCGATCTTGTGCGGGATCACCGGCGCCGAGAGCACTACCACCAAAGTCGGAGCCTGCATGACGAACTGCGCCGCGGCCTCATCGTCTCGCGCGGTGCAATCGGTCTTTTCGGCGCGCTGGATCTCGACGAGTCGGAGCGCCAGCGCCGGCCGCGCTTCGTCGGGCACGATCACGAACCGCCAGGGCGCCAGCTTGCCGTGATCGGGGGTTCGCGCCGCGGTCGCCACCATCTCGCGCAGTTGCTCGGGGCTCGGCCCCGGCGCGACCATATCGCGCGGCTTGCCCGATCGGCGGGTGCGGAGAAGGGCGAGCGGCGAAGAAGTGTCGTTGAACATGCCCGCCATCTAGGGTGGCCGGGCGCGGCCGCCAATATCGCTCCTGTCGCGGGGCGATCGATATTGCGCCCGCCATGCGCACGCGGACGCAACAAAATACGTGCTGCTTTACACCCGCGCCTTTCGCTCTAGTTTGACCGCCCATGCGCCGGGCAAGCCCCGGAAACCGATAGTTTAAAGGCAAAAATCCCGCATGGTCGAAACCCCCACCGCCGACAGTCCGGCAGAACCAGATATCAGCCACGTCAATCCCGCCGCGGAGAAGACTTGGTTCGGTCACCCCCGCCAGCTCGCGCGGATGTTCACTACCGAGATGTGGGAGCGCTTCGGCTTCTACGGCATGCGGGCGCTGCTGACGCTCTACCTCACGCAGCATTTCATGTTCGGCGACCGCCAGGCGACCGGCATCTATGGCGGGTTCACCGCGCTCGTCTATCTGACCCCGCTGATCGGCGGCTATCTCGCCGACCAGTTCCTCGGTTCGAAGCGCGCAGTGAAGTTCGGCGCGATCGTGATGTCGCTCGGCTATCTCATCCTGTGCTTCGGCGGCCCGACCGCGCAGCCGCATGCCAAGATCGACGGCCAGCGCTACGAAGTTTCGATCGAGAAATCAGCCGAGCGCGAAGTCCGCTACGTCGTCGACGGCGCCCGCAAGCTAGAGATCAAGGGCAATGACGACGGTTCGGTCGATCTGCTGGAAAACGGCGCGTCGGTGCGCAAGGTTGCCAAGGGCAGCTTCGAATCCGACGCAGACCGCAGCCCCTTCTACGTGATGGTGATGCTGATCGGCCTGTCGATGGTCTCGACGGGCAACGGCTTCTTCAAGCCCAATATCTCGACGATGGTCGGCGAACTGTACGAAGTCGGCGACCGGCGGCGCGATGCCGGCTTCACCATCTTCTACATGGGCATCAACATCGGATCGTTCTTCTCGCAGATTCTCTGCCCGCTGCTCGCAGTGGTGCTCGGCTGGTGGGCCGGCTTCGGCCTCGCCGCGATCGGCATGATGGTTTCCTGGGCGCTGATCCAGTTCAACGGCAATTCGCTGGCCGGCTATGGGGAGCCGCCCGCCCGGCCCGAAGTCGAGCGCCAGCAATGGTTTATCTATGCCGGCGCGCTGCTGATCGTCCCGGTCTTCTACTTCCTCTACGTCAACCTGATGAACTCGGTCGAGCCGGCGCCCGGATCGGGGATCATCGGCTACATCGCGTCGCTGCCGCTGATGGGCAAGTTCCTGTTCGGCACTTTCCTGCTCTCGGTCCCCGGCATCCTGATCTGGTCGTTCGTTGCGGGGAACCGCCAGGAATTCCAGATGATGCTCGCGGCGATGACGCTGATCGTGTTCAACGTCGTGTTCTGGACCCTGTTCGAGCAGGCCGGCTCTTCGCTGACCCTGTTCGCCGACCGCAATACCGATCTGTCGGTGTTCGGGCTGTTCAGCATCACTGCGCCGCAGACTCAATTCTTCAACGCCGCCTTCATCATCCTGCTCGCCCCGTTCATGTCGATCCTGTGGACCTCGCTGGCCAAGCGCGGGCTCGAGCCGTCGATCCCGGTAAAGTTCGGCATCGCGCTGATCGGCGTCGCGGGCGGCTTCCTGCTGCTCGTCTGGGGCGCCAGCTTCGCCGATGCGGGGTTCCAGGTCGGGATCTGGTGGCTAGCCGGGCTCTATTTCGTCCACAGCTTCGCCGAATTATGCATCTCGCCGGTGGGCCTCAGCATGATCACCAAGCTGTCGATCGCGCGCGTGGTCGGGCTGATGATGGGCGTGTGGTTCCTGTCGATCTCGGTGGCGCAGTTCTTCGCCGGAATGATCGCGCAGGCAGCCAGCGTCGATACGGTCGGCGGACAGGTGACCAACCTCAAGGTCAGCCTGAACACCTATCTCGATATGTTCACGCTGGTCTCCTGGTGGGCGATCGGGCTCGGCGTCCTGCTGCTGCTGCTCAGCTGGCCGCTCAAGAAGTGGATGCACGGCGTCAAATAAGCCCCGCCGGCGCCGGATACGAAAAGGGGGAGCGTCGCCGCTCCCCCTTTTTCATTTCAAGAGCCGGGAAGGCTCAGCGCGCAGCGTTGCGGCGGTGCGCGAGATAGAGCGAGATCAGCGAGAACATCGGACACCCTTTATGATACCTGTGCTGCAATGCAGCATAGGCGGCATTTCGGGTCGAAGCCGGATTATCGCAAATGTGATTTGTCCGGGTGCCGAATGCACAAAATGCAATCGCTGCTTTTCATTCCGACGTAAATCGCCCCGGCATTGCTGCCGGGGTGATCCAGTTCAGCGTAATGCGGCGCTTACCAGATATGCACGCGCTGCGCGGGCGGCAGATACAGCGCGTCGCCCGGCTTGACGTCGAACGCCTTGTACCAGGCATCGACATTGCGGACGATGCCGTTGACCCGGAACATCGCCGGCGAGTGCGGATCGGTGAGCAGCTGCTGGCGCTGCGCCCCTTCGCGCACCTTGGTCTGCCACGCCTGGGCGTAGGACAGGAAAAAGCGCTGGTCGCCGGTCAGCCCGCCGATCACCTTCGCCTTGCCATGCTTGGCCTGGTATTTCTGATACGCAGCATAGGCCGCCTCGACGCCGCCGAGATCGCCGATATTCTCGCCGAGCGTCAGCGCACCGTTGACCTTGGTCCCCGGGATCGGCTCATAGCCGTTATACTGCGCGGCAAGCGCCGCGGTACGCTCCTTGAAGCCGGTCTTGGCGGTATCGCTCCACCAATTCTCGAACTTGCCGGTCGGGCCGAACATGCTGCCCTGATCGTCGAAGCCATGCCCCATTTCATGGCCGATGATCGCGCCGATCGCGCCGTAGTTCACCGCCGGATCGGCATTGGGATCGAAATAGGGCGGCTGCAGGATCGCGGCCGG
This genomic stretch from Sphingomonas sp. LM7 harbors:
- a CDS encoding LL-diaminopimelate aminotransferase; the protein is MSEEFYRMKRLPPYVIAEVNGMRAAARAAGEDIIDLGMGNPDLPPPAHVIEKLCEVASKPDAHGYSQSKGIPGLRRAQANYYGRRFGVEVDPETEVVVTMGSKEGLASLATAITAPGDVVLAPNPSYPIHTFGFIIAGATIRAVPTTPDEHYFESLERAMNFTVPRPSILVVNYPSNPTAETVDLAFYERLVAWAKENQVWIISDLAYSELYYDGKPTVSILQVKGAKDVAIEFTSLSKTYSMAGWRIGFAVGNKHLIAAMTRVKSYLDYGAFTPVQAAACAALNGPQDIVEKNRQLYHKRRDVLVESFGRAGWDIPSPAASMFAWAPLPPALAHLGSLEFSKQLLSHAKVAVAPGVGYGENGEGFVRIAMVENEQRLRQAARNVRKYLQSMGVNTPSAKAG
- a CDS encoding GntR family transcriptional regulator, which encodes MTALEHDDSPVYLKLRATIAAAILRGEYRAGDQLPSVRALAAEHGANPLTVAKAYQSFQDDDYVEVRRGVGMFVLPGAVERLRVAERERFLKGHWPRVRDHIALLGLDVNELLGRELA
- a CDS encoding nitroreductase, translating into MFNDTSSPLALLRTRRSGKPRDMVAPGPSPEQLREMVATAARTPDHGKLAPWRFVIVPDEARPALALRLVEIQRAEKTDCTARDDEAAAQFVMQAPTLVVVLSAPVIPHKIALWEQELSAGAACMNLLHAAHAHGLVGSWLTGWAAYSEAVRDLFGKAPQRIAGFIFIGTPGRDLEERPRGQLSEIVHEWNPGYGPDR
- a CDS encoding peptide MFS transporter codes for the protein MVETPTADSPAEPDISHVNPAAEKTWFGHPRQLARMFTTEMWERFGFYGMRALLTLYLTQHFMFGDRQATGIYGGFTALVYLTPLIGGYLADQFLGSKRAVKFGAIVMSLGYLILCFGGPTAQPHAKIDGQRYEVSIEKSAEREVRYVVDGARKLEIKGNDDGSVDLLENGASVRKVAKGSFESDADRSPFYVMVMLIGLSMVSTGNGFFKPNISTMVGELYEVGDRRRDAGFTIFYMGINIGSFFSQILCPLLAVVLGWWAGFGLAAIGMMVSWALIQFNGNSLAGYGEPPARPEVERQQWFIYAGALLIVPVFYFLYVNLMNSVEPAPGSGIIGYIASLPLMGKFLFGTFLLSVPGILIWSFVAGNRQEFQMMLAAMTLIVFNVVFWTLFEQAGSSLTLFADRNTDLSVFGLFSITAPQTQFFNAAFIILLAPFMSILWTSLAKRGLEPSIPVKFGIALIGVAGGFLLLVWGASFADAGFQVGIWWLAGLYFVHSFAELCISPVGLSMITKLSIARVVGLMMGVWFLSISVAQFFAGMIAQAASVDTVGGQVTNLKVSLNTYLDMFTLVSWWAIGLGVLLLLLSWPLKKWMHGVK